From Pseudomonadota bacterium:
ATCAGGCCCCATTCAAAACGGGTTCTTAATCTATCTTCCAGTTTGGGGATATCCATTGGAAATTTATCACTGGTCAGCACAATTTGTTTATGACTTTTATAGAGGGAGTTGAAGGTATGAAAAAATTCTTCCTGGGTCCGTTCCTTGCCGGCAATAAATTGAATATCATCGATAAGCAAAACATCCATTTGCCGGTATTTATTTCTGAATTGGGGCATTCTATCTTCTTTTAGTGCCCCAATGAGATCATTGGTAAAATCCTCTGAAGTGACATAATGAGCTTTTAATCTGCTGTTGTATTGGTTAATATGGTTGCCTATTGCATGAAGAAGATGGGTTTTTCCCAGACCGGCACTACTGTAGATAAACAGGGGATTATAACTTGTGCCCGGTTGTTTGGCAACCGCCAGGGAAGCCGCGTGGGAAAATTCGTTGGACGGCCCGACGACAAATTCTGAAAAGGTATATTTGGGATTAAAAGGTGAATCTTTGAGCTGAACAGAGGTGGAAGATTTTGAAGCAGGTGAATCTTCCGGGTTTTTATTATTCTGCTTCAAATAAGCAGGGGTTTTTTTTGCCACCATGTAGGAAACCGAGATATCCCGGGTGGAAACCTTACGAATGGCATCTTCTATCGCCGTGGGATAATTTTCGGCCAGCCAGTCTTTAAAGAAGCGATTCGGTACTTCCAGCGTAAGGACGGAATCAGCCATTTTCTTAATTTTTATTGGTTTAAACCAGGTCAGGTAATTATGTTCATTAACCTGTTCCTTGATATGGTCAAGGACTTGTGACCAAAGATGATTATGCATGGGAAAAAAGACTTATTTTCAATAAGTTAGATAAGTAATTAAATGAACTTCCAATGATAGCAGATCAACATTTTTTTGACAATATATATTTTTTATTGTATTGAGAAAACCTTTGTTAAAAGACTAAGGGTAGCAGGGAATAATTTACTTATTATAATGGATTTATTTATGGATGATCGGGAATAAGACAGATGGTTTTTAAAGTAACAGCTGCCATGTTCATAATGATTGTAATGGCTGATATTATTTTCGGCGACTATCCGTTGCCGTTTCCTCATCCTGTGGTTTTGATCGGCCGTTTGATTGATGTCCTGGAAAATTGGTTTTATCCCCATCAAAGGCAGGATGAGGAGAGAGAAGTTATTGCCGGTACAATCCTGGTACTGATTGTTTGTCTGCTGACTTTTCTGCTGACCCTGGTCATTATAAAATCAGCATATATGCTGTGGTCTCCTTTAGGTTTTTTAATGGTTATCTTTTTGGGTTATACGGCCCTGGCTGCCACTGGTTTGGCACGGGCAGCAATAAAGGTTTTAAAACTGCTGGAAAAGGAAGGTAAAGAGGAAGCCAGGAAGGCGTTATCCATGATCGTCGGCCGGGATACCGCTGAACTTGATAGTGACGAAATTTTAAAAGCGGTGGTGGAAACAGTTGCGGAAAATATCAGTGACGCGGTGATTGCGCCGTTGTTTTTTCTGCTGCTTGGGGGTGTTCCTCTGGCTATGACTTACAAGGCGGTTAACACCATGGATTCGATGATCGGCTATCGAAATGACCGCTATAAAAATTTTGGCAGAGTGGCGGCCCGCCTTGACGATTTTGCCAATTTTATTCCTGCCCGACTGTCGGGTTTGCTTATCATCATCGCCGGCTGGATGCTGGGATATGATCCCGGGAGAGGCTGGCGGATAATGAAAAAATATCATCATGTTCATAAAAGTCTCAACAGTGGTTATCCGGAAGCGGCGATGGCCGGCCTTTTGGGAATAGAGCTGGGAGGTCCCGGCATTTACTTTGGCAAAATGGTGGATAAGGGCATCATTGGTGAATCATTGACACCTATCCATGGCAGGCAGGTGAAAGTGGCGGTAAAAGTTCTTTATCTGTGCACAATATTGATGACCGGCATAGGTCTATGGCTATTATGGTAAGGGAAAAAAAGTTGCCGGTTCATGGAGGAACAGTCTTTCAGACAGCCCGGGAGCTGGGGGTTGCCGTAGAAGAAATACTGGATTTTTCCGCCAATATCAATCCTTTGGGCATGCCGGTCCGGGCGTGGGAGGCTTTAGACAAAGCTTTAGACCAACTGCAGCATTATCCGGAAATGTATGCGGATTCGCTTGTCAAGCAGATTGCCTTACGGGATAATCATCCGGAATCCCGGATCCTGGCCGGGAATGGTTCAACCGAACTGATATATCTGCTGGTCCGGGTTTTAAAGCCGAAAACCGCACTTATCGTCGCCCCGGCTTTTACTGAGTACCAGCGAGCCGTAAAGGTATATGGCGGCAAGCTTGATTTCTGCCACACTCTGGCTGAAAATAATTTTATCCCGGAAACTGATTTACTTATAAAGGCGCTGGAAAAAGGGCCTGATATATTGTTTATGGGTAATCCCAACAACCCTACCGGCAGCCTTCTGGGGCCGGAGGCGTTACGCCCGGTGCTGGAGGCCGCTCGCAAGTCCCAAACGATCTGCATCATTGACGAAGCATTTATTGATTTTGTTGGCGAACAGGCCTCGATGGAGTCCCTGGTGGGGGAATTTGAAAATCTGGTGATATTGCGCTCACTGACGAAAATATTCAGCCTGGCCGGCCTGCGTTGCGGTTATCTCCTGGCCGGCTCGATGCTGGTGGAAAGGCTGCGCTATCACCAGGAGCCCTGGAATGTCAACAGCCTGGCCATTGCCGCGGCACAGGAAGCGCTGGCGGATAAGTCTTTTCAGGAAAACACCCGGCGCTTTATTGCCCGTGAGCGTGATTTTCTCCTGCAGGAGCTGTCCCGTATTT
This genomic window contains:
- the cbiB gene encoding adenosylcobinamide-phosphate synthase CbiB, with amino-acid sequence MVFKVTAAMFIMIVMADIIFGDYPLPFPHPVVLIGRLIDVLENWFYPHQRQDEEREVIAGTILVLIVCLLTFLLTLVIIKSAYMLWSPLGFLMVIFLGYTALAATGLARAAIKVLKLLEKEGKEEARKALSMIVGRDTAELDSDEILKAVVETVAENISDAVIAPLFFLLLGGVPLAMTYKAVNTMDSMIGYRNDRYKNFGRVAARLDDFANFIPARLSGLLIIIAGWMLGYDPGRGWRIMKKYHHVHKSLNSGYPEAAMAGLLGIELGGPGIYFGKMVDKGIIGESLTPIHGRQVKVAVKVLYLCTILMTGIGLWLLW
- the dnaA gene encoding chromosomal replication initiator protein DnaA → MHNHLWSQVLDHIKEQVNEHNYLTWFKPIKIKKMADSVLTLEVPNRFFKDWLAENYPTAIEDAIRKVSTRDISVSYMVAKKTPAYLKQNNKNPEDSPASKSSTSVQLKDSPFNPKYTFSEFVVGPSNEFSHAASLAVAKQPGTSYNPLFIYSSAGLGKTHLLHAIGNHINQYNSRLKAHYVTSEDFTNDLIGALKEDRMPQFRNKYRQMDVLLIDDIQFIAGKERTQEEFFHTFNSLYKSHKQIVLTSDKFPMDIPKLEDRLRTRFEWGLIADIQPPDNETLVAILITKANQENLNLSTEVAFFLAENVSSNIRTLEGALLRIAAFSSLKNKREISIDFVKKVLKDIIKMDEKIITVDEIITKTAEYYHLRTSDIRSRRKTRNIVIPRQIAMYLARQLTHCSYPDIADKFGGKDHSTVIYAEKKVKNTLLKDSNTLDIINKISSELKK
- the cobD gene encoding threonine-phosphate decarboxylase CobD; this translates as MAIMVREKKLPVHGGTVFQTARELGVAVEEILDFSANINPLGMPVRAWEALDKALDQLQHYPEMYADSLVKQIALRDNHPESRILAGNGSTELIYLLVRVLKPKTALIVAPAFTEYQRAVKVYGGKLDFCHTLAENNFIPETDLLIKALEKGPDILFMGNPNNPTGSLLGPEALRPVLEAARKSQTICIIDEAFIDFVGEQASMESLVGEFENLVILRSLTKIFSLAGLRCGYLLAGSMLVERLRYHQEPWNVNSLAIAAAQEALADKSFQENTRRFIARERDFLLQELSRISALHIFPSRANYLLIKLDRQHSSRQLSDFLRHKYRILIRLCTDFAGLDDSFIRIAVKNRENNLKLVGALEEFFAS